One part of the Neodiprion virginianus isolate iyNeoVirg1 chromosome 3, iyNeoVirg1.1, whole genome shotgun sequence genome encodes these proteins:
- the LOC124301631 gene encoding ATP-dependent RNA helicase WM6, translating to MADNEDLLDYEDDEQTEQVVDGSGDISAKKEVKGTYVSIHSSGFRDFLLKPEILRAIVDCGFEHPSEVQHECIPQAVLGMDILCQAKSGMGKTAVFVLATLQQLELTENVVYVLVMCHTRELAFQISKEYERFSKYMPAVKVGVFFGGLPIQKDEEVLKNTCPHIVVGTPGRILALVRNKKLNLKHLKHFVLDECDKMLELLDMRRDVQEIFRSTPHGKQVMMFSATLSKDIRPVCKKFMQDPMEVYVDDEAKLTLHGLQQHYVKLKENEKNKKLFELLDVLEFNQVVIFVKSVQRCMALAQLLTEQNFPAIGIHRGMTQEERLSRYQQFKDFQKRILVATNLFGRGMDIERVNIVFNYDMPEDSDTYLHRVARAGRFGTKGLAITLVSDEGDAKILNDVQERFDVNITELPDEIDLASYIEGR from the exons atggcAGACAATGAAGACTTGTTAGACTACGAGGATGATGAGCAAACCGAACAAGTGGTAGATGGTAGCGGAGACATATCTGCAAAAAAAGAAGTCAAAGGTACATATGTATCGATTCATAGCAGCGGGTTTCGTGATTTCCTCCTCAAACCAGAGATACTTCGTGCCATTGTCGACTGTGGTTTTGAGCATCCATCCGAag TGCAACATGAATGCATCCCACAAGCAGTTCTGGGCATGGACATCCTTTGCCAAGCCAAGTCTGGTATGGGAAAGACTGCTGTTTTTGTGCTCGCAACTTTACAACAGTTGGAACTAACGGAGAATGTGGTTTACGTTTTGGTCATGTGTCACACCCGTGAATTGGCTTTTCAAATCAGCAAGGAGTACGAGAGATTCAGTAAATACATGCCAGCTGTCAAG GTGGGTGTTTTCTTTGGAGGATTACCGATACAAAAAGATGAAGAGGTACTAAAAAATACTTGTCCTCATATCGTGGTGGGAACACCTGGTCGAATTCTCGCACTTGTGCGCAACAAGAAACTCAATCTGAAACACCTGAAACACTTCGTTTTAGACGAGTGCGATAAGATGCTGGAATTACTCG ATATGCGGCGTGACGTTCAAGAGATATTCAGGAGCACTCCGCACGGCAAACAAGTGATGATGTTCAGCGCAACCCTGTCCAAGGATATACGTCCAGTCTGCAAGAAGTTCATGCAAGAT CCGATGGAGGTGTATGTGGACGACGAGGCCAAACTCACTTTACACGGTCTACAACAGCATTATGTCAAGCTGAAGGAGAAtgagaagaataagaaattgtttgaactGTTGGATGTTCTAGAGTTTAATCAG GTTGTGATATTCGTGAAATCCGTGCAAAGATGCATGGCCCTGGCTCAATTGCTGACAGAGCAAAACTTTCCAGCAATTGGTATTCATCGAGGAATGACCCAGGAGGAACGGCTTTCAAGATATCAACAattcaaagattttcaaaag CGTATCTTGGTTGCTACAAATTTATTTGGTCGTGGGATGGATATTGAAAGAGTCAACATAGTTTTCAACTACGATATGCCTGAAGACTCCGACACTTACCTTCACAGGGTAGCTCGTGCAGGACGATTTGGTACAAAA GGTCTTGCTATTACATTAGTCAGCGATGAAGGagatgcaaaaattttgaacgacGTTCAAGAAAGATTCGACGTCAACATCACTGAACTTCCGGATGAAATTGATCTCGCCTCATACA tTGAAGGACGATAA